The proteins below are encoded in one region of Sphingomonas sp.:
- the ychF gene encoding redox-regulated ATPase YchF, with translation MGFRCGIVGLPNVGKSTLFNALTETAAAQAANYPFCTIEPNVGNVAVPDPRLNKLAEIAGSQKIIETQLGFVDIAGLVRGASKGEGLGNQFLGNIREVDAIVHVLRCFENDDIQHVDNKVDPIADAETVETELMLADLESLEKRVPAAQKKAAQGDKEAKAAASVLGQALELLRDGKPARLTEPKDADEARIFAQAQLLTSKPVLYVCNVNEEDAANGNALSEKVFAKARAEGAEAVVVSAAIEAEIATMPAEERGDFLAELGLEETGLARVIRAGYKLLHLLTFFTVGPKEARAWTVHQGAAAPEAAGVIHTDFEKGFIRAETIAYDDYVALGGESKAREGGKLRAEGKAYVVHDGDVMHFLHS, from the coding sequence ATGGGTTTCCGCTGCGGCATCGTTGGTCTGCCCAACGTCGGCAAATCGACGCTCTTCAACGCGCTGACCGAGACGGCGGCGGCGCAGGCGGCGAACTATCCCTTCTGCACGATCGAGCCGAATGTGGGGAACGTCGCGGTGCCCGATCCGCGGCTGAACAAATTGGCCGAGATCGCCGGCTCGCAGAAGATCATCGAGACGCAGCTCGGCTTCGTCGATATCGCCGGACTGGTGCGCGGCGCCAGCAAGGGCGAAGGCCTGGGCAACCAGTTCCTCGGCAATATCCGCGAGGTCGACGCCATCGTCCATGTCCTGCGCTGTTTCGAGAATGACGACATCCAGCATGTCGACAACAAGGTCGATCCGATCGCCGATGCCGAAACCGTCGAGACCGAACTGATGCTCGCCGATCTGGAATCGCTGGAGAAGCGCGTGCCGGCCGCCCAGAAGAAGGCGGCACAGGGCGACAAGGAAGCCAAGGCGGCGGCGAGCGTGCTGGGTCAGGCACTCGAGCTGCTGCGCGACGGCAAGCCGGCGCGGCTGACCGAGCCCAAGGACGCCGACGAGGCGCGGATCTTCGCCCAGGCGCAGCTGCTGACCAGCAAGCCCGTCCTGTACGTCTGCAACGTCAACGAGGAGGACGCCGCGAACGGCAACGCGCTATCGGAAAAGGTCTTCGCCAAGGCCAGGGCCGAGGGTGCCGAGGCGGTGGTCGTCTCGGCGGCGATCGAGGCCGAGATCGCGACGATGCCCGCCGAGGAGCGCGGCGATTTCCTCGCCGAGCTGGGGCTGGAGGAAACCGGTCTCGCCCGCGTGATCCGCGCCGGATACAAGCTGCTCCACCTGCTGACCTTCTTCACCGTCGGCCCCAAGGAAGCGCGCGCCTGGACGGTGCATCAGGGCGCCGCCGCCCCCGAGGCCGCGGGCGTGATCCACACCGATTTCGAGAAGGGCTTTATCCGCGCCGAGACGATCGCCTATGACGATTATGTCGCGCTGGGCGGGGAATCGAAGGCGCGCGAAGGCGGCAAGCTGCGCGCCGAAGGCAAGGCCTATGTCGTCCATGACGGCGACGTGATGCATTTCCTGCACAGCTGA